The proteins below are encoded in one region of Streptomyces marianii:
- a CDS encoding NAD-dependent epimerase/dehydratase family protein — translation MRVLVTGGAGFIGAHIVSALIGRGHEPVVLDALLPTAHHGPPAPPESGFVHGDVRDTTVLSAVLHGVDAICHQAAMVGLGKDFADAPGYVSCNDLGTATLLAAAAEARVRQVVLAGSMVVYGEGRYACPRHGVVRPGPRSAADLAAGRFEPPCPRCGAELVPGLVDEDAPCDPRNVYAVTKLAQEHLTAAWARATDGRAVSLRYHNVYGPGMPRDTPYAGVASFFRSALARGEAPRVFEDGGQRRDFVHVRDVAEANVAALEAVAEREAGVLTAYNTGSGEPHTVGEMAAALATACGGPDPVVTGEFRLGDVRHITADSRRLRRDLGWSSCTGFREGMAEFARAAQRAPGAAQTAGRAARYGTAAHGG, via the coding sequence ATGCGCGTACTCGTCACAGGAGGCGCCGGCTTCATCGGCGCGCACATCGTCTCGGCACTCATCGGGCGGGGCCACGAACCGGTGGTCCTGGACGCCTTGCTGCCCACCGCCCACCACGGGCCTCCGGCCCCGCCGGAGTCCGGGTTCGTCCATGGCGACGTCCGCGACACGACGGTTCTCTCCGCGGTCCTGCACGGCGTGGACGCGATCTGCCACCAGGCGGCGATGGTGGGGCTCGGCAAGGACTTCGCCGATGCGCCCGGCTATGTGAGCTGCAACGACCTGGGGACGGCGACGCTCCTCGCCGCGGCGGCGGAGGCGCGGGTGCGTCAGGTGGTGCTCGCCGGTTCGATGGTCGTGTACGGGGAGGGGCGTTACGCATGCCCCCGCCACGGGGTGGTGCGGCCGGGTCCCAGGTCGGCGGCCGATCTGGCGGCGGGGCGGTTCGAACCGCCGTGCCCGCGGTGCGGCGCGGAACTGGTCCCCGGTCTCGTCGACGAGGACGCCCCGTGCGACCCGCGCAACGTGTACGCCGTGACGAAGCTGGCGCAGGAGCACCTCACGGCCGCCTGGGCACGTGCGACGGACGGCCGGGCCGTGTCTCTCCGCTACCACAACGTCTACGGGCCGGGGATGCCCCGGGACACCCCGTATGCGGGGGTGGCCTCCTTCTTCCGGTCGGCGCTGGCCCGGGGCGAGGCGCCCCGCGTGTTCGAGGACGGTGGACAGCGAAGGGACTTCGTCCACGTCCGGGACGTCGCCGAGGCGAACGTCGCGGCCCTGGAGGCGGTCGCGGAACGGGAGGCGGGCGTTCTCACCGCGTACAACACGGGCAGCGGGGAGCCCCACACCGTCGGCGAGATGGCCGCGGCGCTGGCGACCGCGTGCGGCGGGCCCGATCCGGTCGTCACCGGCGAGTTCAGGCTGGGCGACGTCCGGCACATCACGGCGGACTCGCGCCGGCTGCGGCGCGACCTCGGCTGGTCGTCCTGCACGGGGTTCCGCGAAGGCATGGCCGAGTTCGCCCGTGCGGCGCAGCGCGCACCCGGCGCCGCACAGACCGCCGGCAGGGCGGCGCGGTACGGCACGGCTGCTCACGGAGGATGA
- a CDS encoding NAD(P)-binding protein, with the protein MLVSGDDALAHRLAAELRDVYRQQVTLLVPPSRSSTSPPADVDAPSGGRALALLGRVSAGIVRTGASRAAVNGGAGRPEEMSVTVRETDDPDDVALRDAGVETAQALALVHEDDETNIRAALTARRLNPRLRLVIRLYNRKLGQHLEELLDQAAALAVPGMDADDIDSSTTVLSDADTAAPALAATAVTGTSKIVPAGGLLLRTAERLPPGRGGTADQGLCTLALLSSTSSDPAGVEGSDDSGSDGPLLLPDDAAVAAASGRGRIVLEAVTGPEPGHGSRLSGPALPFRELFSRRVRWSFAGVGAAVTALAVASWVTAGGHPLHAAYITLLDLFSINDPAVGEEPDRQVLQLLTGLVGLLLLPLLVAAVLEALSSFRSATALRRPPRGLAGHVVLLGLGKVGTRVLGRLHELGTPVVCVENDPEARGVALARRLRVPVIIGDVTQEGVLEAARTHRARALLALTSSDTTNLEAALYARSIAPDLRVALRLYDDDFATAVYRTLRAAHPGALTRSRSVTSLSAPAFAGAMMGRQVLGAVSVERRVLLFAALEVADLPQLEGHTIAEAVSPGRWRVLALDMTAPGDRLPDLSAAPPDDGTHHTSGLLFDLHPGHLLRPGDRVVVAATRRGLAELLGPRAR; encoded by the coding sequence ATGCTCGTCAGCGGTGACGACGCCCTCGCCCATCGGCTCGCCGCCGAACTCCGCGACGTCTACCGGCAGCAGGTCACGCTCCTCGTCCCGCCCAGCCGCTCGTCCACGAGCCCGCCCGCCGACGTGGACGCCCCGTCGGGCGGCCGGGCCCTCGCCCTCCTCGGCAGGGTGTCGGCGGGCATCGTCCGTACGGGAGCGAGCCGTGCCGCCGTGAACGGTGGAGCCGGCCGTCCGGAGGAGATGTCCGTGACCGTGAGGGAGACGGACGATCCCGACGACGTCGCGCTCCGGGACGCCGGGGTCGAGACCGCGCAGGCGCTCGCCCTGGTGCACGAGGACGACGAGACCAACATCCGCGCCGCGCTCACGGCCCGCCGGCTGAACCCCCGTCTGCGTCTGGTCATCCGCCTCTACAACCGCAAGCTCGGCCAGCACCTGGAGGAACTGCTCGACCAGGCGGCCGCCCTCGCCGTACCCGGGATGGACGCCGACGACATAGACTCGTCCACCACCGTACTGTCGGACGCCGACACCGCCGCTCCGGCGCTCGCCGCGACCGCCGTCACCGGAACCAGCAAGATCGTCCCGGCCGGCGGGCTGCTCCTGCGCACCGCCGAGAGGCTCCCGCCGGGACGCGGCGGGACCGCGGACCAGGGGCTGTGCACGCTGGCGCTGCTGTCCTCCACCAGCAGCGACCCCGCCGGCGTGGAGGGATCCGACGACAGCGGTTCCGACGGACCGCTCCTGCTGCCCGACGACGCCGCCGTGGCCGCGGCGTCCGGCCGCGGGAGGATCGTGCTCGAAGCCGTCACCGGCCCGGAGCCCGGGCACGGCAGCCGTCTGAGCGGCCCCGCACTGCCGTTCCGGGAGCTCTTCTCCCGTCGAGTGCGCTGGTCGTTCGCGGGCGTCGGCGCGGCCGTCACCGCCCTGGCCGTCGCGTCCTGGGTCACCGCCGGCGGCCACCCGCTCCACGCCGCCTACATCACGCTCCTCGACCTCTTCTCCATCAACGACCCCGCGGTCGGCGAGGAGCCCGACCGCCAGGTCCTGCAGCTGCTGACCGGGCTCGTGGGGCTCCTGCTGCTGCCCCTGCTCGTCGCCGCCGTGCTGGAGGCGCTCAGCTCCTTCCGCTCGGCGACCGCCCTGCGCCGGCCCCCACGAGGTCTGGCCGGGCATGTCGTCCTGCTGGGCCTCGGCAAGGTCGGCACCCGTGTCCTCGGCCGGCTGCATGAACTCGGCACGCCCGTCGTCTGCGTCGAGAACGACCCCGAAGCCCGTGGCGTGGCCCTCGCCCGCCGGCTGCGCGTGCCCGTGATCATCGGGGACGTCACCCAGGAGGGCGTGCTCGAGGCCGCCAGGACCCACCGGGCGCGCGCGCTGCTGGCCCTCACCAGCTCCGACACCACCAATCTCGAAGCCGCCCTGTACGCCCGCTCGATCGCCCCCGACCTCCGGGTGGCGCTCCGGCTGTACGACGACGACTTCGCCACCGCCGTCTACCGGACGCTGCGTGCCGCCCATCCCGGGGCGCTCACCCGCAGCAGAAGCGTGACGTCGCTCTCCGCCCCCGCCTTCGCCGGTGCCATGATGGGCCGTCAGGTGCTCGGAGCCGTCTCCGTCGAGCGACGGGTGCTCCTCTTCGCCGCACTCGAAGTGGCCGACCTGCCGCAGCTGGAGGGCCACACGATCGCAGAAGCGGTCAGTCCGGGCAGATGGCGGGTGCTCGCCCTGGACATGACGGCGCCGGGCGACCGGCTTCCGGACCTCTCCGCCGCCCCGCCCGACGACGGGACGCACCACACCTCCGGTCTGCTCTTCGACCTCCACCCCGGACACCTGCTGCGCCCCGGTGACCGCGTGGTCGTCGCCGCCACTCGCCGTGGTCTGGCGGAACTACTCGGGCCCCGGGCCCGGTAG